The DNA sequence CACCCGGCCGGCACGCTGGCCATGGCGAACTGATTGCCGTCGATGGCGATAGAGCCCTTGATGACCTCGACCCGGGTGGAGATCAGATCAGCGGCGGCGGGCAGGAGCTTCACCACGGCGCGTCCAGAGAATCCGGATACCGCATAGTCGGGCGTTGCGACGACAAGCGCCGGTGCCGGGGTGTCCCGGTCGGCAAGCACCTGTATCTCGCCGGCGAGGAGGGTGATGATGTGGTTGGTGGGCGCATCAGGCGCGCGCTCGACGATCGCCTCCGTGGCTGCACCCATCATGGCCAACAGGTCCAGCGTGGCGGAGGTCCCGGTGAACGAGATCACCGCCGATCCGGCTGGTCCGGTTTGGATCGTCGTGCCGAACGGATAGGCTTTGTTGTCGATGGCCGGCCCGAAGGCCGTGTCGCCGGGGCATCTGACGTGACAGGCGCCCTGGACGCGGATCAACTGAAAGAGAGGAACGACGCTGGCGTGTTGAGCCCGCAGCGTTCCGACCAGAAGCGCGGCTACGAGAAGCAGACGATTGGCGGACAGGTGCATGATCATCAGTGACTCCTTCTCCTATTACCCAGCGTTCCGATGAACGCCCGTGACATCGGACGGACGGACAGTCTGCAAGACGCACGTGAATGGTCGTAGTGTAGCCCATGGCAGCAGGCGCGTCAATTGCAACAAAAAGTTTTTTTATTTTTCCCTATTGCGGTTATCGCTGAAACACGGTACAGTGTACTGAAACTGCGGTGAATCTTATTCTTTGAAAGGGCTGCCATGAAACGGATTCTCGTACTGCGGCTTTTAGTGATGCTGACGGGTGTGGCTGCGTTCCTGGTCGTGGTTGACCGCGTGGATGCGCAGGTCGCGCCGCTGGGGCGGCCGGGGGCGCCAGCGGTTCGCCCGGAGACCAAAGCGGGCGTGTTGCGGATCCGGAGAATGCCCAAGCCCACTCGTGCGGTGATGGTGCGGACGCCCGAATTCCAGACCAGTGTAGCGCGCAGTTCGCGCACCCCAAAGAACCGGGAGTGGGCGCTTCTGGAATTTGAATACGAAACGACGCCGGAGTGGTTGGACTCCTTGGACATCGCCTATTCGGTGATGACGCGGACGAAGGGGGCTGACGGCAAGGATGCCTACAGCCTCTTTCAGTCCCGCGTGACGTACATTGACATTCAAAAAGGCGACCACACAAGCTGCGTGATACTGGCGCCGAACACGCTCGCCCGATTTGGCGAGCCGGTGGCGCTCGCGATTGAGATCTATCAGAATGGCGCGTTGCTGGACAGCAAATCCGAGGTTGCGGCGAGGGAGACGTCCTTGCCCACAGAGGACTGGTGGAAGAATCCCCGCATCATCGACAATGCGTTGGTCACCCGGCGCGAGGGCTTGCTGGAGCGCAGCAAGACCCCCTTCGCGTTGATCAACATGGACGATTACGAGGTGGTGAAATAGTGTTCGGCTCAGACCACATACTCGCACTGAACGTCGGCGCTGGCAAGCTGGCGCTGGCCGAGTTTTCTGTCCGGAACGGTCGCGTCCCGGTTCTGTTGAATTACGGATTTGGCGAATTCGGCATGGACCCTGAGAATGAATCGGCGTCGAGCGCCTTCCTGATTGCGGCGCTGAAGGAGGTGATGAACGCCCGCGGGATCCGGCCCGCGCCGTTGCTGATGTCGGTTTCCGGGCAGCTCGTGTTTCCGCGGTTTCCCAAGATGCCGCCCGTGTCCAAGGACAAGCTGCTGCAGATGATCCAGCTCGACGCCGAGCAGAATGTGCCGTTTCCGATTACCGAGTTGGTCTGGGATTACCAGTTGATTGGCGGGGTGTCTGAGGGCGAGCAGAACGTCATGATCGTGGCCGCGAAGAACGAAACGGTGACCGAGCTCATCGATTCGGTCGTCGAGGCGGGTCTCGATCCCGAAGTCATCGATGTCGCCCCGATGGCGCTCTACAATTGCGCCCGCTACAACTATCCGGACCTGGACGGCTGTTCGATGATCGTAGACATCGGCGCCCGGTCCACCAATCTGGTGTTCATCGAGGACGGCAAGTTCTTCAGTCGCTGCATTCCGGTTGCGGGCAACGCCATCACGCAGGAGTTGGCGAAAAGCTTCCAGGTCGGGCACCGGGCGGCTGAGGCGCTGAAGCGGGAATGCGCGTTCGTTGCCCTCGGCGGCGTGTTTGCGCCGGTCGGTGACGAGCGGGCGGACCGTGTGTCAAAGGTGGTGCGGAACGTGATCACGCGGCTTCACGCCGAGATCAGCCGGTCGATCGCCTTTTACAGGAGCCAGCAAGGGGGAAGCACGCCCCACCGCGTCTTTTTGACCGGCGGGTCGAGCGTGATTCCCCACATGAACACGTTTTTTGCCGACAAGCTTCAGGTCGAAGTCCAGTATCTCAATCCCTTTCTGCATGTGGCGCTGGCGCCGCAGATCAACACGGAACAGATCGGCCGGGACGCCTTCATGCTGGCCGAGGTGATCGGACTGGCCTTGCGACGCAAGCTCGCCTGTCCGGTCGAGATCAATCTGCTGCCCCCCGCGCTGGCACGGCGCAAGACCTTCCGGCGACGGATTCCCTATTTCGGTCTCGCGGCCGCAGGTCTCGTGCTGACGGCCGGGGTCTGGACGGTCTACACGAAGGGGACGCTCAAGCTCTACGAAAAGCAAGCCCAGCAAGTGGACGAGCGTGTGAAACTTCTGGCTGAAGATCAGAAGAAACTCGATGACGCGCGGGCCCAATTCAAGAGCGTTCAAAAGGAGTCGGATGCGATCCGGAATAGGATTGCTGGCCGCGTCCATCTGGTGCGAGCGATGGACGCAATACGGGAGTGTCTCTTTCCTGGAATGTGGCTGACCTCCATCGAGTCGGTCCGCAACGCCCAGGGCGAGTTGGTTCAACTGCGCATTTCGGGCCGCGGATGGGTGGACCGGCTGAAGGAGATCGAGAAGAAGAACGGCGGGCCGACAACGGCGGTGGAGCTGTTCCGTGACCAGTTGAAGATGCGGCCGATCTTTGTGACCGACGGGGTGAAAATCGCAAACGAACAGGAAGAGCCGGACGGATCGGTCCGTGGATTCGTGGTGGAGGCGGCCTTGTCACCGATTTCTTGAGAAAGGCCGGATCAGGCATGAAGAGAAAACAGATTGCGATGGTCGGGTTGGGCGTGGCGATGGCCGGCGTGCTGATCGGCAGTGGGTGCGTTCTGGCATCGGCGTTATCGCATACCGAGGACGTCGCCCGGACACGCGATAACAAGCGTGCGGAACTGGGTCGGATTTATTCCGAGCCGGTTTTCCCATCCACCGCCCATGTCACCATGATCCACGATGATACCCGTGCCTTGTCGAGTTGGAACACCGACTTCATCAAGACACAGCGGGCCATCCTGCAGGTCGAAACGAATTTGTCGCCCTCGCAATTCAAGATTCAAGTGCTCCAGCCGGCCATCCGGGAGCTCGCCAAGACACAGACGGACGGCGGCGCGCGCGTCGTCGCCGCCGATTTTGCGTTCGGCTTTGACGCCTACATTCCGGGGGACCGCATGCCGGCGGTCGCCGACATCCCGCGATTGGCGGTACAGCTTGAATTGACACGGCGGCTATGTCGCGAGATGTTCGCCGCCAATGTCATCGTCCTGACCAAGATTCAGCACGCTGTTTCTGATCGCGCCACGCCGGAAACCCCGGCTCACGCATCGCGGGCGACCCGGCTCGGGGCGGTCGCACCCCGCCCGATGGCCGACCTCGACCGCAATCCCCCTACCTTGACCGGCCGGCATCCGTTTATACTGGAATTTACGGCCCGCAAGGGCGCGATGCTGGCCGTTCTGAACCGGCTCGCGAGCTGTGACCTGTTTGTGACGGTGAGGGATATTGACGTTCGGAAAGCGGGATCGGATGTCAAAGCGCCACCCGAGAATTGGATGGAGATGGGGGATGCACACCATCAGCAGCGGGTGGTATCGGGACCCGAACTGGATGCCCCACTGTTGGTTCGCATGACGTTGGACGTCGAGATATTCTGAGGGGTTTGCCGTGGCAAAGATAGGGAACCAATCCGTTTTTATTGAGCAGTACGACAAGGTGCTGGCTGTTGTGGTGCTCGTGAGCCTCCTGTTCTCATTGCTGTGGCTGACCTCCTCCCAGGAGAGACGGCAGCAGGAGGAGAAGGCCTATCAGGCCGCGCTCAACGCGCTCACGCCCAGGCCGCTTGAAGGCACGGGATTCGATATGGGCGTGTATTCAAATGCGCTACAGCAACTCGTCCAACCCAAACAGATTGCTTTGGACGCTCCCGATCAGGGTCTCTTTGTTCCCGACCGCCGCGTCTGGTGCGTCCGATGCTCCAAACCCATCCCGTATGCCGCCGAAATCTGCCCGTTCTGCACGGAAGAACAACCGAAACTCGCGGCTCCGGTCCCCGACACCGATGGCGACGGCATGTTCGACATCTGGGAGCGTCAGTACGGCTTTGACCCGTTCGATCCAAACGACGCGGACGGCGACGCGGACGGCGACGGCTTTACGAACGTGGAGGAGTTCTTGGCCAAAACCGATCCGCGGGAAGCCCAGAGTCACCCGCCGATAGATGTGCTCCTGCGGGTCAAGGAGGTCACCGCCAAGCGCATCGAACTGGCGTTGCGCGGAAAGAGCAGAATGCCCGATGGCCAGGTCCAATGTCAGTTCGTCCAGCAGGGACGATCATTCTTTATCCGCGAGGGAGAAGCCATTAGCAATGACTTCTATAACACTGGGTTCGTCTTCGTCGCATTCACCGAAAACTATGAGAAACGAGCTCACCCGACCCTCGGGGAGGTCACGGTTGAGACCTCTTTCGCCACGATCAAGCGACTGGCCGACGAGCAGATGTTCCGCCTGCAGATGAACGACGAGGCGTTCTCCGAGACGGTGGCCGAATTGGTTCTTCCCGTCGATGGCTCAACCTATGCCGTCGTCGCGGGGGGTACATTCACCCTGAGGAACGAACGCTATAACGTAATCAGTGTTGACAGCAAGACCCAAACTGTTGTAATAGAAAGCGCATCAACTCGGAAAAGGTTGACGCTCGGGAGATAGGGCGGATGCGTCGTCCGTCAGAATTGTTTCGCAGGCCCATTTACTTTTTTGAAAACGTATCTGTTTTAAAGGAGTCCCCCCCCTATGACCGGTTCATCTCGCTCGATGCGTGTTAAGTTGACCGCTGCCGTTCTTGTTTTTGTCGGCCTGTGGGCACACGCGCAGGACGATCTGGGTGACATCGATGCGCTGCTGCAGGAGTTGGGCGGTGGCGCACAACCTAAGGCCGAACCCGCTGTTCCGCCTGCCGCCGACCCGGCTATCACGGTTCCAGCGCCGGAAGCCGACCTTCCCGTCGTTGCCGACGGTGACCCCGTCAAGACTGCCGAAGCGCCAGCGGACGTGGCGGCCGAACCCGCCGAAACGGAAGATTTGCCGGCCATCGAAAATCCAGAAGCCGACAGATCGGATTCCGCCACGCCCAACGGCCTGAGTTCACCCACGTCGCGCGAGGCGGTGATTTCGGAGCTGGCGACACTGGAACGGATGCGTCGCGAAGCGAAGATCAGGCAGGGTGGCAATGAACTCGCGGCGGCCTGGGACGATCTGGCCAAGGGACTGCATGACGAAGCCAAGCGTAAGTTCTCAAACGCGCTGAGCTATATTCCGGACACGCCCGACACCCGCGCGTCGCGTGTGGCGGCGGAAAAGGGTCTGGCCGACGCGCATTATCAGCATGCGCTGATTCTCCGCAAAAAAGGACTTTTGGATCAGGCGCTTGTCGAGGCCCGCACCGCACAGGGCAAAGGCCAGAAACAGGCCGATCGGTTGGTGGGAATGATCCGCAAAGATATGGAGATTCCGGCCAAGAAGGCCGAAACGGTGGCGATCCCCCGGGCCAGCCAGCTTGAATTCAAGGAGAGCCGTGAGAAGGTGGCGGCCAGTATGCGCCGCGCCCGTCAGCACTATGTGGTAGGCGAGTACACCAAGGCGCGGGACGAGGCCGAGCTGGTCGTCAAGGAAGAGCCGTTCAATGTCGAGGGGATCCGCCTCCTCCGCCGCATCGCGGAACGGATGAACGATGTTTCCAATCTGGAACAACTGACCACCCGCGAGCGGATGATTCGCGATGTGAGCGCCGCATGGACGCCTGATCGGTACGGCATTGACGCCGCTTTTGCCGTCGACCTGAAGCCGAAGACTGACGACCTGTCCCGCGCCAGCAAGGCTCCGGACAAAGGCCTTTCGCCGGAACAGGAAATTCAGAAAAAGATGCAGGCGATCATGATCCCCTCGATCCAGTTCAACGCGGCCAACATCACCGATGTGATTTCGTTCTTCGAGAAGGCCAGCCGCGAATATGACACCGAGAAGGCGCACGAGAAGCGCGGCGTCAACTTTGTGATCAAGCCCGGAGGCGGGGCCGCTTCCGTAACCGGCGGCGGTGGCGCGATTCCCGATGTGTTCTCTCCCGCAGCAACCGG is a window from the Lentisphaerota bacterium genome containing:
- the pilM gene encoding type IV pilus assembly protein PilM; translation: MFGSDHILALNVGAGKLALAEFSVRNGRVPVLLNYGFGEFGMDPENESASSAFLIAALKEVMNARGIRPAPLLMSVSGQLVFPRFPKMPPVSKDKLLQMIQLDAEQNVPFPITELVWDYQLIGGVSEGEQNVMIVAAKNETVTELIDSVVEAGLDPEVIDVAPMALYNCARYNYPDLDGCSMIVDIGARSTNLVFIEDGKFFSRCIPVAGNAITQELAKSFQVGHRAAEALKRECAFVALGGVFAPVGDERADRVSKVVRNVITRLHAEISRSIAFYRSQQGGSTPHRVFLTGGSSVIPHMNTFFADKLQVEVQYLNPFLHVALAPQINTEQIGRDAFMLAEVIGLALRRKLACPVEINLLPPALARRKTFRRRIPYFGLAAAGLVLTAGVWTVYTKGTLKLYEKQAQQVDERVKLLAEDQKKLDDARAQFKSVQKESDAIRNRIAGRVHLVRAMDAIRECLFPGMWLTSIESVRNAQGELVQLRISGRGWVDRLKEIEKKNGGPTTAVELFRDQLKMRPIFVTDGVKIANEQEEPDGSVRGFVVEAALSPIS